Proteins co-encoded in one Kutzneria chonburiensis genomic window:
- a CDS encoding helix-turn-helix domain-containing protein, which produces MGEDIDRLVADRLRQVRLDRGLTLTQLAQLTGISIAHLSRIEKGERQPSIGSLLQLARAYGVSIGALIEDLPEQDYHLVRAGEATVHRSGDARYEVLSGPHAGIAVVTVELPAGAGTDDAQHTGEEWLHAVVGSLLVRLGGNEIVLKPGDSLQFDSAVVHSLHNPSKRAVRALIASSATPARHPVSGLPRH; this is translated from the coding sequence GCGGCAGGTCCGGCTGGACCGCGGGCTCACGTTGACCCAGCTCGCGCAGCTCACCGGCATCTCCATCGCGCACCTGTCGCGGATCGAGAAGGGCGAGCGGCAGCCGTCCATCGGCAGCCTGCTGCAACTCGCGCGGGCCTACGGCGTGTCGATCGGCGCCCTGATCGAGGACCTGCCCGAGCAGGACTATCACCTCGTCCGGGCCGGCGAGGCCACTGTGCACCGGAGCGGCGACGCCCGGTACGAGGTGCTCAGCGGGCCCCATGCCGGCATCGCCGTCGTCACCGTCGAGCTGCCCGCCGGGGCCGGCACCGACGACGCCCAGCACACCGGCGAGGAGTGGCTGCACGCCGTGGTCGGCTCCCTGCTGGTTCGCCTCGGCGGCAACGAGATCGTGCTCAAGCCCGGCGATTCCCTCCAGTTCGACTCGGCCGTCGTGCACTCACTGCACAACCCGTCCAAGCGGGCCGTGCGGGCGTTGATCGCCTCTTCCGCCACGCCCGCACGGCACCCCGTCTCCGGCCTGCCCCGCCACTAG
- a CDS encoding DM13 domain-containing protein → MRALLARRKIVVPVAAAVIVLVAVGLWAFQPWKLFTSSTVHEKLADGAAQKGTFRSLAHPTSGQAEVVRNADGSYAVQLRDFSTSDGPAVHVWLTSQSQDAGDAKFKEQGHLDLGALKATNGDEVYAVPAGTDIAQYKSVLVWCDRFSVGFGVAGLGA, encoded by the coding sequence ATGCGGGCGCTCCTGGCACGGCGCAAGATCGTGGTTCCGGTGGCAGCGGCGGTGATCGTGCTGGTCGCGGTCGGACTGTGGGCGTTCCAGCCGTGGAAGCTGTTCACCAGCAGCACGGTGCACGAGAAGCTGGCCGACGGCGCGGCGCAGAAGGGGACGTTCCGGTCGCTGGCGCACCCGACGAGCGGGCAGGCGGAGGTGGTCAGGAATGCGGACGGCAGCTACGCGGTGCAGCTCAGGGACTTCAGCACGAGCGACGGCCCCGCGGTGCACGTGTGGCTGACGAGCCAGAGCCAGGACGCCGGAGACGCCAAGTTCAAGGAACAGGGCCACCTCGACCTGGGGGCGTTGAAGGCGACCAACGGCGACGAGGTCTACGCGGTGCCAGCCGGCACGGACATCGCGCAGTACAAGAGCGTGCTGGTGTGGTGCGACCGGTTCTCGGTCGGTTTCGGGGTGGCGGGTCTCGGGGCCTAG